In Rhodanobacter denitrificans, a single window of DNA contains:
- a CDS encoding RNA pyrophosphohydrolase: MIDVDGYRPNVGIVLLNADGRLFWARRINRDGWQFPQGGMRSDETPLEAMYRELEEETGLAAHHVEVICATHGWLRYRLPNRYVRHHQRPTCIGQKQVWFLLKLVGDEDALKLDASEKPEFDLWRWVDFWYPAAHVVNFKRQVYERALRHFAPLVEDLFGVQLGSLPPRDEAGSPPTGPRDGRAAA; encoded by the coding sequence ATGATTGATGTAGATGGCTATCGTCCGAATGTCGGTATCGTGCTGCTGAACGCGGACGGCCGGCTGTTCTGGGCGCGCCGGATCAATCGCGACGGCTGGCAGTTCCCGCAGGGCGGCATGCGCTCGGACGAGACGCCGCTGGAGGCGATGTACCGCGAGCTGGAAGAGGAGACCGGGCTGGCCGCGCACCATGTCGAGGTGATCTGCGCCACGCACGGCTGGCTGCGCTATCGCCTGCCGAACCGTTACGTGCGCCATCACCAGCGGCCCACCTGCATTGGCCAGAAGCAGGTCTGGTTCCTGCTCAAGCTGGTCGGCGACGAGGATGCGCTGAAACTGGATGCCAGTGAGAAACCGGAGTTCGACCTGTGGCGCTGGGTCGACTTCTGGTACCCCGCCGCACACGTGGTCAACTTCAAGCGGCAGGTCTACGAGCGGGCGCTGCGCCACTTCGCGCCACTGGTCGAGGATCTGTTCGGCGTCCAGCTGGGCAGCCTGCCGCCGCGCGACGAGGCCGGCAGCCCGCCCACCGGGCCGCGCGACGGGCGTGCCGCCGCCTGA
- a CDS encoding (2Fe-2S)-binding protein, translating into MRAMYICMCNAVTDHTIRREAADGVRTFAELQARTGCSDCCGCCEQEARATFDQALSQVTCRLPLAAA; encoded by the coding sequence ATGCGCGCCATGTACATCTGCATGTGCAACGCCGTCACCGACCACACCATCCGCCGCGAGGCGGCCGATGGCGTGCGCACCTTCGCCGAACTGCAGGCCCGCACCGGCTGCTCGGACTGCTGCGGCTGCTGCGAGCAGGAAGCACGCGCCACATTCGACCAGGCCTTGTCGCAAGTCACCTGCCGGCTGCCACTGGCCGCCGCCTGA
- the bfr gene encoding bacterioferritin, which yields MKGDAKVIGFLNKVLYNELTAINQYFLHSRMLKNWGYAELAEHEYKESIEEMKHADHLIERILFLDGLPNLQHLGKLRIGENALESLQGDLELELAAVKDLREAIACSEGVADYVSRDLFKDILHDEEAHIDWLETQFSLVKDIGAERYLQSKLQG from the coding sequence ATGAAGGGTGATGCCAAGGTCATCGGGTTCCTCAACAAGGTGCTCTACAACGAACTGACCGCGATCAACCAGTATTTCCTGCATAGCCGGATGCTGAAGAACTGGGGTTACGCCGAACTGGCCGAGCACGAGTACAAGGAATCGATCGAGGAGATGAAGCACGCCGATCATCTGATCGAACGCATCCTGTTCCTCGACGGCCTGCCGAACCTGCAGCACCTGGGCAAGCTGCGCATCGGTGAGAATGCGCTGGAGTCGCTGCAGGGCGACCTGGAGCTGGAACTGGCGGCGGTAAAGGATCTGCGCGAGGCGATCGCCTGCAGCGAAGGCGTCGCCGACTACGTCAGCCGTGACCTGTTCAAGGACATCCTGCACGACGAGGAAGCCCACATCGACTGGCTGGAAACCCAGTTCAGCCTGGTCAAGGACATTGGCGCAGAGCGCTACCTGCAGAGCAAGCTGCAAGGCTGA
- a CDS encoding DUF6776 family protein yields MASRPPPRFVVRRHDDTDQRRRWLWLGLAWLGSLLAVGLTAGALMRQANAPAAVDHRQQRALLGQIDDLKQQVANLQRAAQVNEVATRSLRGTLAQREEELNGLRADLGFYSRLVGGDAQRQGLKLQEVKLQPIVGSRGWNLSLSLTQNARRGDEIAGNALVSVEGLRGDQVTRLDWPALGDAAQKDGLPFRFTYFQQLHGTIVLPADFRPTRLRISIQPAGGEPVNRAVAWGAALSGNITNTEGDRDAQP; encoded by the coding sequence ATGGCCTCACGACCACCTCCGCGCTTCGTCGTGCGCCGGCACGACGACACCGATCAGCGCCGGCGCTGGCTGTGGCTGGGCCTGGCCTGGCTCGGCAGCCTGCTGGCAGTCGGCCTGACCGCTGGCGCATTGATGCGGCAGGCGAATGCCCCGGCGGCCGTGGACCATCGCCAGCAACGTGCCCTGCTCGGCCAGATCGACGATTTGAAGCAGCAGGTGGCCAACCTGCAGCGTGCAGCCCAGGTCAACGAGGTCGCCACCCGTTCGCTGCGCGGCACCCTGGCACAACGCGAGGAGGAGCTGAATGGCCTGCGCGCCGACCTCGGATTCTATTCGCGCCTGGTCGGCGGCGACGCCCAACGGCAGGGGCTGAAGCTGCAGGAAGTGAAGTTGCAGCCGATCGTCGGCTCGCGCGGCTGGAACCTCAGCCTCAGCCTGACCCAGAACGCCAGGCGTGGCGACGAGATTGCCGGCAACGCCCTGGTCAGCGTGGAAGGCCTGCGCGGCGACCAGGTGACGCGGCTGGACTGGCCGGCGCTGGGCGATGCCGCGCAAAAGGACGGCCTGCCGTTCCGTTTCACCTATTTCCAGCAATTGCACGGCACCATCGTGCTGCCGGCGGATTTCCGTCCGACACGATTGCGCATCAGCATTCAGCCCGCCGGCGGCGAGCCGGTCAACCGTGCCGTCGCCTGGGGCGCCGCACTGAGCGGAAACATCACCAACACTGAAGGGGACCGCGATGCTCAACCGTAG
- a CDS encoding bactofilin family protein produces MLNRRRSDRSDRNHSSHETSLIARGTVIRGDLRFSGALHLDGRIEGSVLGEGEDAVFTLSEHGHVHGEIHVPQAVINGHVTGDVNVSVRLELAPQACIDGDLRYHTMEMAAGAQVNGRISRQAGDAPRELPAPDAELDEAMPA; encoded by the coding sequence ATGCTCAACCGTAGACGCAGCGATCGCAGCGATCGCAACCACAGCAGCCACGAGACCAGCCTGATCGCCCGCGGCACGGTGATCCGCGGCGACCTGCGCTTCAGCGGCGCACTGCACCTGGACGGCCGCATCGAAGGCAGCGTGCTGGGCGAGGGCGAGGACGCCGTGTTCACGCTCAGCGAGCACGGCCACGTGCACGGCGAAATCCACGTGCCGCAGGCGGTGATCAACGGCCACGTGACCGGCGACGTCAACGTCAGCGTGCGGCTGGAACTGGCGCCGCAGGCATGCATCGACGGCGATCTGCGTTATCACACGATGGAGATGGCAGCCGGCGCGCAGGTCAACGGACGCATCTCGCGCCAGGCCGGGGACGCTCCGCGCGAACTGCCCGCGCCGGATGCCGAACTGGACGAGGCGATGCCGGCCTGA
- the erpA gene encoding iron-sulfur cluster insertion protein ErpA: protein METFVAIPDYRSSGAPLVFTAAAAHKVHELIAEEGNPALKLRVYISGGGCSGFQYGFTFDEAQAEDDLAIERDGVTLLCDPLSLQYLGGAQIDYAENLSGAQFVISNPNAKTTCGCGSSFSA, encoded by the coding sequence ATGGAAACTTTCGTCGCGATTCCCGATTACCGCAGCAGCGGCGCCCCGCTGGTGTTCACCGCCGCCGCTGCGCACAAGGTACATGAGCTGATTGCCGAGGAGGGCAATCCGGCGCTGAAGCTGCGCGTGTACATCTCCGGCGGCGGCTGCTCGGGCTTCCAGTACGGCTTCACCTTCGACGAGGCCCAGGCCGAGGACGACCTGGCGATCGAGCGCGACGGCGTGACCCTGCTGTGCGACCCGCTGTCGCTGCAATACCTCGGCGGCGCGCAGATCGACTACGCCGAGAACCTCAGCGGCGCGCAGTTCGTGATCAGCAACCCGAACGCGAAGACCACCTGCGGCTGCGGCTCCTCGTTTTCGGCCTGA
- the nudC gene encoding NAD(+) diphosphatase, producing the protein MDRAVQPPLNTFAGLSLVLDRVAESRDESGWIVEQARSPHARYLLLDGAGEAFLRRDGDALRWLDANEREQWFGEQRASLLGVAYERPHFLLVTDDPARLAELEHALDARRMSLRGAGLQLAADEASLFAYAKGLSHWQRETRFCTHCGAPLLLVAAGHRAQCTNPDCARLHFPRTDAAVIMLVEHDGACLLGRQAGWPPGRYSTLAGFVEPGEALEDAVRREVAEEAGVIVDEVRYHSSQPWPMPASLMVGFIATAASRRIRMRDHELEDARWFTPQQIADGIADGSFLPSTRLSVSYQLLAHWLRQGAGLDLDALVADSSPR; encoded by the coding sequence ATGGATCGGGCCGTGCAGCCCCCGCTGAACACCTTCGCCGGGCTCAGCCTGGTGCTCGATCGCGTCGCCGAGTCGCGCGACGAGTCGGGCTGGATCGTCGAACAGGCCCGCTCGCCGCACGCGCGCTACCTGCTGCTGGACGGCGCCGGTGAAGCCTTCCTGCGCCGCGACGGCGATGCGCTGCGCTGGCTCGACGCGAACGAACGCGAGCAGTGGTTCGGCGAGCAGCGCGCCAGCCTGCTCGGCGTCGCCTACGAGCGCCCGCACTTCCTGCTGGTGACGGACGACCCCGCGCGCCTCGCCGAGCTGGAGCACGCGCTCGACGCCCGCCGCATGAGCCTGCGCGGCGCCGGCTTGCAGCTGGCGGCCGACGAGGCCAGCCTGTTCGCCTATGCCAAGGGCCTGTCGCACTGGCAACGCGAGACGCGCTTCTGCACCCACTGCGGCGCGCCGCTGCTGCTGGTCGCCGCCGGCCACCGCGCGCAATGCACCAACCCCGACTGTGCACGGCTGCACTTCCCGCGTACCGACGCCGCCGTGATCATGCTGGTCGAGCACGACGGCGCCTGCCTGCTCGGTCGCCAGGCCGGCTGGCCGCCGGGGCGCTACTCCACCCTGGCCGGCTTCGTCGAACCGGGCGAGGCGCTGGAGGATGCGGTGCGGCGCGAAGTGGCCGAGGAAGCGGGCGTGATCGTCGACGAAGTGCGCTACCACTCCTCGCAGCCATGGCCGATGCCGGCCTCGCTGATGGTCGGCTTCATCGCCACCGCCGCGTCGCGGCGGATCCGCATGCGTGACCACGAACTGGAAGACGCGCGCTGGTTCACCCCGCAGCAGATCGCCGACGGCATCGCCGACGGCAGCTTCCTGCCCTCCACGCGACTGTCGGTGTCCTATCAGTTGCTGGCGCATTGGCTGCGGCAGGGTGCGGGGCTGGACCTGGACGCGCTGGTCGCCGACTCCTCGCCACGCTGA
- the ampE gene encoding regulatory signaling modulator protein AmpE: protein MAIRLLVALVALGLLHLMPQLARWRGDSLFRRWVAQLADTSGGGRVALALLLPLFLCALLEWLLGRSPLGELLPLLFALTVLLYCFGPREFEADLESILDAPDGARREAAAQALADDGQPIAWNAPALGEAIAYAALRRRFAVLLWFFLLGPVGALGYRLAQTLGRDALRLDPDSRRAADHVANALDWLPAQLLTFTLAVVGHWEAVIGAWQRWHKQAAATSWYAAGPGFLGAAAQADVLIDIEAGDGYAEEHDDPLAELRRLRSALLRALLAWLSVVALVVIGGWIG from the coding sequence ATGGCCATCCGTCTGCTCGTCGCCCTCGTTGCCCTCGGCCTGCTGCACCTGATGCCGCAACTGGCGCGCTGGCGCGGCGACAGCCTGTTTCGCCGCTGGGTGGCGCAGCTGGCGGATACCAGCGGCGGCGGTCGCGTGGCACTGGCCCTGCTGTTGCCGCTGTTCCTGTGCGCGCTGCTGGAATGGTTGCTCGGGCGTTCGCCGCTGGGCGAGCTGCTGCCGTTGCTGTTTGCGCTGACGGTGCTGCTGTACTGCTTCGGCCCGCGCGAGTTCGAGGCCGACCTGGAGTCGATCCTGGACGCCCCGGACGGCGCCCGTCGCGAAGCCGCGGCGCAGGCGCTGGCCGATGACGGCCAGCCGATTGCCTGGAACGCACCGGCGCTGGGCGAGGCGATCGCCTATGCCGCATTGCGCCGCCGCTTCGCCGTGTTGCTGTGGTTCTTCCTGCTCGGCCCGGTCGGCGCACTGGGGTACCGGCTGGCGCAGACGCTGGGCCGCGACGCGCTGCGGCTCGACCCGGACAGCCGCCGCGCCGCCGATCACGTGGCCAACGCACTGGACTGGCTGCCCGCGCAGCTGCTGACCTTCACCCTGGCCGTGGTCGGCCATTGGGAGGCGGTGATCGGCGCCTGGCAGCGCTGGCATAAACAGGCTGCTGCGACCAGCTGGTATGCGGCCGGCCCAGGTTTCCTGGGCGCCGCGGCGCAAGCCGACGTGCTGATCGACATCGAGGCCGGCGACGGCTACGCCGAGGAACACGACGATCCGCTGGCCGAATTGCGGCGCCTGCGCAGCGCACTGCTGCGCGCGCTGCTGGCGTGGCTGAGCGTGGTGGCCCTGGTCGTGATCGGCGGCTGGATCGGCTGA
- a CDS encoding MFS transporter, protein MSQFALLGKRRFAPFFWTQALGAFNDNAFRNALVMLVAFQMGLGDRTVSLYTNLAPALFIIPFFLFSATAGQLAEKYEKSRIIRYVKLFEIGAMALAAYGFYTHHTTLLLIVLFMMGMHSTMFGPIKYAILPQALKPAELVGGNGLVEMGTQMAMLVGMIAGNSLMLVAGVGPLLASGATIAVAVAGYLASRRIPPAPATAPELKFNWNPFSETARVLAITRADRPVFNAVLGISWFWFFGTVLIAQLPIYTRETLGGDGSVNTLVLTLFSIGTGLGALLCEKLSGRRVEIGLVPLGAFGLTAFGVELYFARHGMAAARGLDWRAFLQAAGSWRVTLDLTLIGVFAGLYVVPLFAYVQARAPREKLSRIIAGTNILNALLIVLAAGFGLGLGALGLDASQIFLAAALLNVLVAWYIFTLVPEFVMRFITWVLVNTLYRVRADGTERIPWEGPALLVCNHVSFMDPLLLMAKLRRPVRFVMYYRIFSIPVLSFVFRTARAIPIAGHKEDPAVLQQAYDAIDAALAAGEVVCVFPEGGLTDDGEIAPFRPGVEKILARRPVPVVPMALRGLWGSVWSRRDSMLRRARLPRRFRARVELVVDAPQEPAQVSAATLEARVRELRGELA, encoded by the coding sequence ATGAGCCAATTCGCATTGCTCGGCAAACGCCGCTTCGCGCCGTTCTTCTGGACCCAAGCGCTGGGGGCGTTCAACGACAATGCGTTCCGCAATGCGCTGGTGATGCTGGTGGCGTTCCAGATGGGGCTGGGCGATCGCACGGTGTCGCTGTACACCAACCTGGCGCCGGCGCTGTTCATCATTCCGTTCTTCCTGTTCTCCGCCACCGCCGGGCAGCTGGCCGAGAAGTACGAGAAGAGCCGGATCATCCGTTACGTGAAGCTGTTCGAGATCGGCGCGATGGCGCTGGCCGCGTACGGTTTCTACACGCATCACACCACGCTGCTGCTGATCGTGCTGTTCATGATGGGCATGCACTCGACCATGTTCGGACCGATCAAGTACGCGATCCTGCCGCAGGCGCTGAAGCCGGCCGAACTGGTCGGTGGCAACGGATTGGTGGAGATGGGTACGCAGATGGCGATGCTGGTCGGCATGATCGCCGGCAATTCGCTGATGCTGGTGGCCGGCGTGGGGCCGCTGCTGGCGTCCGGCGCCACCATCGCGGTGGCAGTGGCCGGCTACCTGGCTTCTCGCCGCATTCCGCCCGCGCCGGCGACTGCGCCGGAACTGAAGTTCAACTGGAACCCGTTCAGCGAGACCGCGCGGGTGCTGGCGATCACCCGCGCCGATCGCCCGGTGTTCAATGCGGTGCTGGGCATCTCGTGGTTCTGGTTTTTCGGCACCGTGCTGATCGCACAGCTGCCGATCTACACGCGCGAGACGCTGGGCGGCGACGGTTCGGTCAATACCCTAGTATTGACCTTGTTCTCGATCGGCACCGGCCTCGGCGCGCTGCTGTGCGAGAAGCTGTCGGGCCGGCGGGTGGAGATCGGCCTGGTGCCGCTGGGCGCGTTCGGGTTGACCGCGTTCGGCGTCGAACTCTACTTCGCGCGGCACGGCATGGCGGCGGCGCGCGGGCTGGACTGGCGGGCCTTCCTGCAGGCGGCGGGCAGCTGGCGCGTCACGCTCGATCTCACCCTGATCGGCGTGTTCGCCGGCCTCTACGTGGTGCCGTTGTTCGCCTACGTGCAGGCCCGCGCGCCACGCGAGAAGCTGTCGCGGATCATCGCCGGCACCAACATCCTGAATGCGCTGCTGATCGTGCTGGCCGCCGGCTTCGGCCTGGGGCTGGGTGCGCTGGGGCTGGATGCGTCGCAGATCTTCCTCGCCGCGGCGCTGCTCAACGTGCTGGTGGCCTGGTACATCTTCACCCTGGTGCCCGAGTTCGTGATGCGCTTCATCACCTGGGTGCTGGTGAACACGCTGTATCGGGTACGCGCCGACGGCACTGAACGGATTCCCTGGGAGGGGCCGGCGCTGCTGGTCTGCAACCACGTCAGCTTCATGGACCCGCTGCTGCTGATGGCGAAACTGCGCCGGCCGGTGCGCTTCGTGATGTACTACAGGATCTTCAGCATCCCGGTGCTGAGCTTCGTGTTCCGCACTGCCAGAGCGATCCCGATCGCCGGCCACAAGGAGGATCCTGCGGTACTGCAGCAGGCCTACGACGCGATCGACGCGGCGCTGGCGGCAGGCGAGGTGGTGTGCGTCTTCCCGGAAGGTGGCCTGACCGACGACGGCGAGATCGCGCCGTTCCGCCCCGGCGTGGAAAAGATCCTGGCGCGGCGGCCGGTGCCGGTGGTGCCGATGGCGCTGCGCGGCCTGTGGGGCAGCGTGTGGAGCCGACGCGACTCGATGCTGCGTCGCGCGCGCCTGCCGCGGCGGTTCCGGGCGCGGGTGGAACTGGTGGTCGATGCGCCGCAGGAGCCCGCGCAGGTCTCGGCAGCGACGCTCGAGGCGCGGGTACGCGAGCTGCGCGGGGAACTGGCCTGA
- a CDS encoding TonB-dependent receptor yields the protein MNSRRNFKAGQLQRTALALALGMGITGLAFAQATTGSIFGQAPAAAGETVSVKGSTGVTREVQVDSSGRYSISNLPLGTYTVTLKKDGVAVESRDNVNIVVGAGTAVSFAGAESAQNLAAVTVQANALPVIDVSSVDSRTVITAQELAKLPLGRSAEAIALLAPGVVAGNAGFGNTVSFGGAGVTENAYYINGYNTTEPLRALGGVGLPYGSIDQQEIYTGGYSAKYGRSDGGVISQVGKRGTNEWHFGAQVTWSPKSLANDPKNVYYPNNQLPPGYIYNDTKVPGTIYRNRKGNTSWTTSYSAYAGGPLIQDRLYMFLSAEAEKQQGDSTSVVSSSAPAVNKYKYSLPKMYAKFDWNINDSNILEYSHIQSNESYSGDLYAYDYATGTHASALFSHPISHKYASKYDIAKYTSYITDDLTLSATYGKSKKDDYTVTPGLSATLPYLTGTTLQNPAITGGTPIRNGVPTSSVTSPDAGSKTRGLRVDLEYQLADHHLAVGIDNQYYAAHNEGQAMGGPGYRWTYARTQKPSSPLVPGLGVGAPGGNGYYVYKYIFSTTTSMSVKQKAFYLEDRWQVSDNVLLSLGIRNDHFTNYNNVAKPYVDQKNQWAPRLGASWDVFGDASFKVYGNLGRYFLALPNSVAIRGASASTYTREYFTYTGIDANGAPTGLTALGPGPVSSNSEYGIAPDNKTFGPTNLKSQYQDEAILGFDKTLGPDWAYGAKATYRKLQTAIDDVCDGGKIEDKLIAQGVDTSTLDIHSCYIFNPGRTNTFLLNDSNGGYKSVQMSQADWGFNQGAKRKYYALDMYLEHPFNGKWQARVDYTFSRSWGNTEGQVRSDLEQNDVSKTEDWDAAELMIGSGGVLSNNRRHQLKFYGSYQITPEWLVSGAARIQSGSPKTCLGYFGPNQDDPISYGGDYHYCFGKLSGPGAAGNTPWTKKIDLSVAYRPAFADHKLAFSASVFNVLNERKVTNTFPRSQTDVNTVSNTYGMGTYFQTPRYVRLSMSYDY from the coding sequence ATGAATTCGCGTAGAAATTTCAAGGCAGGGCAGCTGCAACGGACGGCGCTTGCTCTGGCACTGGGCATGGGCATCACGGGTCTTGCCTTCGCCCAAGCCACCACCGGCAGCATCTTTGGCCAAGCTCCGGCGGCTGCTGGCGAGACCGTCTCCGTAAAAGGCTCGACCGGCGTCACTCGTGAAGTTCAGGTCGACAGCAGCGGTCGCTATAGCATCAGCAACCTGCCGCTTGGCACCTACACCGTCACCTTGAAGAAGGATGGCGTGGCGGTCGAGTCGCGCGACAATGTCAACATTGTCGTCGGCGCCGGTACGGCGGTGTCCTTTGCCGGCGCAGAAAGCGCCCAGAATCTCGCGGCAGTGACGGTTCAGGCCAACGCGCTTCCGGTGATCGACGTATCGTCGGTTGACTCGCGTACGGTCATCACCGCGCAGGAGCTCGCCAAGCTGCCGCTCGGCCGCAGCGCGGAGGCCATCGCTTTGCTGGCTCCGGGCGTCGTCGCCGGCAATGCCGGCTTCGGTAATACGGTGTCGTTCGGTGGTGCCGGCGTCACCGAGAATGCGTACTACATCAATGGCTACAACACCACCGAGCCGCTCAGGGCTCTGGGTGGCGTCGGTCTCCCGTATGGCTCGATTGATCAGCAGGAAATCTACACCGGCGGCTACAGCGCAAAGTACGGTCGCTCCGATGGCGGCGTGATCAGCCAGGTCGGCAAGCGCGGCACCAATGAATGGCACTTCGGTGCCCAGGTCACGTGGTCGCCGAAATCCCTGGCCAACGACCCGAAGAACGTCTACTACCCGAATAACCAGTTGCCGCCGGGTTATATCTACAACGATACGAAAGTGCCGGGCACGATCTATCGCAACCGCAAGGGCAACACCAGTTGGACCACGAGCTACTCCGCCTACGCCGGTGGCCCGCTGATCCAGGATCGCCTGTACATGTTCCTGTCCGCCGAAGCGGAAAAACAGCAGGGCGACAGTACCTCGGTCGTGTCGTCCTCGGCGCCCGCGGTCAACAAGTACAAGTACAGCCTGCCCAAGATGTACGCAAAGTTCGACTGGAACATCAACGACAGCAACATTCTCGAATACAGCCACATCCAGAGCAACGAGTCCTATAGCGGTGACCTGTATGCATATGACTATGCGACGGGTACGCATGCCAGCGCCCTCTTTAGTCACCCGATCTCGCACAAGTACGCCTCCAAGTACGACATCGCGAAGTACACCAGCTACATCACCGACGATCTGACATTGTCGGCGACCTACGGCAAGAGCAAGAAAGACGACTATACGGTGACGCCGGGTCTCAGCGCCACGCTGCCGTACCTGACCGGTACCACCCTTCAGAATCCGGCCATTACCGGCGGTACTCCGATTCGCAACGGTGTGCCGACTTCCTCGGTCACGTCGCCGGATGCGGGCAGCAAGACGCGCGGCCTGCGAGTCGACCTGGAATACCAGTTGGCTGATCATCATCTTGCCGTGGGCATCGACAACCAGTACTACGCCGCGCACAACGAAGGTCAGGCGATGGGTGGTCCGGGCTATCGATGGACCTACGCTCGCACGCAAAAACCGAGTTCGCCGCTCGTTCCCGGTCTGGGCGTTGGCGCGCCGGGTGGCAACGGCTACTACGTCTACAAATACATCTTCTCGACGACCACCAGCATGTCGGTCAAGCAGAAGGCGTTCTATCTCGAGGATCGTTGGCAGGTCAGCGACAACGTGCTGCTGAGCCTCGGTATTCGCAACGACCACTTCACCAACTACAACAACGTGGCCAAGCCCTACGTCGACCAGAAGAATCAGTGGGCACCGCGTCTGGGTGCCAGCTGGGATGTGTTCGGGGACGCCTCGTTCAAGGTCTACGGCAATCTCGGTCGTTACTTCCTCGCGTTGCCGAACAGCGTCGCGATTCGTGGCGCCTCGGCGTCCACCTACACGCGTGAATACTTCACTTATACCGGTATCGACGCCAACGGCGCGCCGACCGGTCTGACCGCACTTGGTCCAGGCCCGGTCTCCTCCAACAGCGAGTACGGCATTGCGCCGGACAACAAGACCTTCGGCCCCACCAACCTGAAGTCGCAGTACCAGGATGAGGCCATCCTTGGTTTCGACAAGACCCTGGGTCCGGATTGGGCCTATGGCGCGAAGGCGACCTACCGCAAGCTGCAGACCGCGATCGATGACGTCTGCGACGGCGGCAAGATCGAAGACAAGCTGATTGCGCAGGGCGTGGATACTTCCACGCTCGACATCCACAGCTGCTACATCTTCAACCCAGGCCGGACCAACACCTTCCTGCTCAACGACTCGAACGGCGGCTACAAGAGCGTCCAGATGTCCCAGGCCGACTGGGGCTTCAACCAGGGTGCCAAGCGCAAGTACTACGCCCTCGATATGTACCTGGAACATCCGTTCAACGGCAAATGGCAGGCGCGCGTCGACTACACGTTCTCGCGCAGCTGGGGCAACACCGAGGGTCAGGTGCGCTCGGATCTCGAGCAGAACGACGTGTCCAAGACGGAAGACTGGGATGCAGCCGAGCTGATGATCGGCAGCGGTGGCGTACTGTCGAATAACCGTAGACACCAGCTGAAATTCTACGGTAGCTATCAGATCACTCCAGAGTGGTTGGTGTCCGGCGCGGCGCGGATCCAGTCGGGCTCGCCGAAGACCTGCCTGGGCTATTTCGGTCCGAATCAGGACGATCCGATCAGCTATGGCGGTGACTACCACTACTGCTTCGGCAAGCTCAGTGGCCCGGGTGCGGCTGGCAACACACCGTGGACCAAGAAGATCGATCTGAGCGTGGCCTATCGTCCAGCCTTTGCAGATCACAAGCTTGCCTTCTCGGCCAGCGTGTTCAACGTGCTCAATGAGCGGAAGGTAACCAACACCTTCCCGCGCTCTCAAACCGATGTGAATACCGTCTCGAACACTTACGGCATGGGTACATACTTCCAGACGCCGCGTTACGTGCGTCTGTCGATGTCCTACGACTACTAA